A DNA window from Anastrepha obliqua isolate idAnaObli1 chromosome 5, idAnaObli1_1.0, whole genome shotgun sequence contains the following coding sequences:
- the LOC129247235 gene encoding uncharacterized protein LOC129247235 isoform X2, which translates to MPEKRVVPVISSFEDFKLKLPGYLNAKTPLALLLDYDGTLAAIASNPDKTFMTVCMEKMLNQLAVHPKVFLAIISGRGLSNVQSRICIKGITYAGNHGLEIETGDGTRYDYALPAETQKQYTAMVKELTEQVQRNGGWVEDKKVSLTYHYRDVPADVSEQQKQTAIRIIESHGFRVSQAHEAVEAKPPVDWNKGEAALLILKNKFGSNWADKIKVVFAGDDNTDEDAMRLLQGSSKSFRISVDPEIQTYADFRLARQDVVEDLLKWIVSTYSD; encoded by the exons TTATCTAAATGCAAAGACACCACTCGCCTTGCTTTTGGACTACGATGGCACATTGGCAGCCATTGCCAGTAACCCTGACAAAACATTTATGACTGTTTGCATGGAAAAAATGCTGAACCAGTTGGCCGTGCATCCCAAAGTCTTTTTGGCCATCATCTCTGGGCGCGGTCTGAGTAACGTACAATCGCGCATTTGCATAAAAGGCATCACCTACGCAGGCAATCATGGCTTGGAAATCGAGACTGGCGATGGCACGCGCTACGATTACGCGCTGCCGGCCGAGACACAAAAACAGTACACGGCGATGGTGAAAGAACTTACGGAGCAGGTGCAGCGGAATGGCGGTTGGGTGGAAGACAAGAAAGTATCGCTGACCTATCACTACCGTGACGTGCCTGCGGATGTGTCagagcagcaaaaacaaacgGCCATACGGATAATTGAATCGCATGGCTTCCGGGTGAGCCAAGCACACGAAGCGGTCGAGGCAAAGCCGCCAGTGGACTGGAACAAAG gtGAGGCTGCATTACTCATTTTGAAGAACAAATTCGGCAGCAATTGGGCCGATAAAATCAAAGTGGTATTTGCCGGAGACGACAACACGGACGAGGATGCCATGCgg CTACTACAAGGCTCCAGCAAATCTTTCCGGATCTCCGTCGATCCTGAGATTCAAACCTATGCCGATTTCCGTTTGGCGCGTCAAGACGTCGTGGAGGATCTACTGAAATGGATAGTCAGTACTTACTCCGATTAG